The genomic region TGACGGAGAAATATGGCTACATTGTCCTGTTTGCGGAACTGAAGTTATGGACTATGATATCTGTGACGTTTGTCAGTGGCAAAATACAGGAGAAACTAATATAGATGGTGGCCCTAATGAAATGACACTTGCGGAGGCGAAAGAAGCTTACGCAAAAGGCTTACCAATCAGATAAATAAGCACCTAGAGAAATCAATGATGACGGAATCCCATGGTTACCTATCAAATAATTTACCTGTTAAAATCATAAATGATATTATTTATGCAACCCAGTTAGTCGAAGATTTGGTTTTAGGAAAAATAAAAATTGTTGATTTTTTAAAATCATATAACAATTTTTATTGTTGGCTTGGTTTTGATGAGTTGCCTCAATCTGAGAAAATAAAATTCCTAAGCTATCTTAATATATTAAGTATTCATAAAGAAATACAAGATGAAACTGTGAATAGGGTTTATACCGATTGAAAAATAGTAGATAGAGATTAACATGTTAAATGAAATTTTTGAAATTTATTCGAGACAAGGGGAATCTTTGATAGGAATTGGAATTAGAGAAGCCGCATTACCCGTCCCTATTGCAATAGATATATTAAATTTATTTATCAATGAGAGAATACTTGTATTGGGGGGAGATATTTATATCAAGAAAGATAATTATTTTTATCAAACATATGATAATTGGTATTACGAGGGAAGTAATTTATTTAACAGTATCGACAAAGCAATGCATTATTTATCTCAAATAAAATTAGAGAATGCATACGTATCTTTTGTGTTGAAATTTATCTAACAAAGGAAGCACAAGAATAGATTTATAGTAAAACATCAAGATGTTGAAAATGCTGGCTTTTAATCCAACCTACACTGACCGGCTCAGATACAGCCGCTCAGCAGACTCTACAAGGTATTAATGATTTAGGAAAATTAAGTCCGGAAGCACAACTTGCTGCCGCGAGCCTATTACAGGACAGTGCTTTTGCGGTAAAAGACGGCATCAATTCCGCCAGACAATGGGCTGATGCCCATCCGAACATTACAGCTACTGCCCAAACTGCCCTTGCCGTAGCAGAGGCCGCAGGTACGGTTTGGCGCGGTAAAAAAGTAGAACTTAACCCGACTAAATGGGATTGGGTTAAAAATACCAGCTATAAAAAACCTGCTGCCCGCCCTATGCAGACTGTAGACGGGGAAATGGCTGGGGGAAACAAGCCAGTTGTTAAATCTATCAGACCAACTACGCGAGATGAATTACGTCAAGCATTGCAAGAACAAGGTTTTAGACGTACTGGTTCAGATGAGGCTCAATATGAAACATGGAAAGGTCCTGATGGCGTGAAAATAGATATTCGTCCAAATGGAGAGGTTATAAGAACCCAAAGAGTGCCGCGAACCGATGGTGTACAGGGAAAATATCCGCAACGACAAAATTATGAAGGCAATCCATTGCCAAATAATCGTCATCATTCTGGATATTTTATCAAATGAAAAAAAATATTTTTCACAATGTAAGCCTTTATGAAATAATCTTTTCCGATAATGGAAATACCCTTACATTATCTTTTACAGATACAATTGAAGGTAATTATTTCGGATATATCAAATGCAGTAATATTTTGAATTTTAAATTAGATACAAATAATTTCGTAGATTATGAGGATAAGGAAGATAGCTTGTTTCCCTTGTTTATACCCGAAATAGAGCTATATAAATACCAATTTTATAGTGAAATTATTATTGATGTAGGGATTATTATA from Neisseria meningitidis harbors:
- a CDS encoding CPCC family cysteine-rich protein, translated to MMENSKKTWEIDGEIWLHCPVCGTEVMDYDICDVCQWQNTGETNIDGGPNEMTLAEAKEAYAKGLPIR
- a CDS encoding Imm40 family immunity protein, with product MLNEIFEIYSRQGESLIGIGIREAALPVPIAIDILNLFINERILVLGGDIYIKKDNYFYQTYDNWYYEGSNLFNSIDKAMHYLSQIKLENAYVSFVLKFI